In Gemmatimonadota bacterium, the sequence CCAGCAGCTGCCCCAGGGCCAGCCCCAGCAGGCGGGCATCGACCGTCACCGAGGTGGCGGGAGCCGGCGTCTCCGGCGGGGCGAGCGCCAGCGCGGGATGGCGCGCCGCGAAGCGGCGGGCCTCATGCTGCACCAGCGCGGCGAGGTCGGTGTCGCGCCGGTCGAGGATCGCCTCGCCGGCCTCGAGGCGGGCCAGCGCGATCATGGCGTCGCCCATGCCGGCGAGGTGGTCCACCTCCTCCAGGACGCTGCGCAGCAGGGCCTGGTACTCCACCGGCGAGCGGGGGGTGCGGAGCGCCACCTCGAGCTCGCCCCGCATGGCGGTGATCGGGGTGCGGAGGTCGTGGCCCACGTCGGAGATGATGCGACGCTGCTGGATCAGTGCTGCGTCCAGGCGCTGCAGCATCCCGTTCAGCATGGCGATGAGGTCCTGCAGCTCGAGCACGTCGGCGTGCACGGTGATGCGGTGGCCATCGCCCCGCACGCTCACGGCCCGGGCCTGGGCCGCGATCTCCCCCACCGGCTCGAGGGAGGAGCGCGCCAGCCATCCGGCCCCCGCCGTGGTGAGCAGGGTCCCGATCAGGGCGGTCAGCACCAGCCGGAGCAGCAGGGAGTCGGAGGCCGTCTGGAGCGGGCGCAGGGAGGCCGCCACCTGGACCACCGCGGGGGGCGCGGCCCCCCCACGGGCCCTCGGCGGACCGGCCACGTAGGCGGAGCGGATCCTTCGTCCGGCGAAGTCATTGGTGGCCCACGCGTGCCCGCCGTGCAGGGCGGTCTGGAAGGCGGCAGAATCGAGGGGCAGGATGTTGGCGAGGGGCATGTTGTAGTCGAGCACCCGGCCGCCGCTGTCGCGGATCACCACCAGCCGGTTGACCTCGTCGAGGAACACCGAGAGGTCCCGCGCGCCCGCGTGCTGGGCCAGCCCCTCCCCCTTCGCCACCACGTCGACCATCAGGTCGGCGCCATCGTCCAGGGCAAGGTCGAGCTGGCGGGCGAGCGTGCGCTGCACGCCGAGGAACGCCCACAGCGCGACGGTGACGAGCGCCACCAGCATGGTGAAGCCGTAACGCAGCGCGAGCGTGCGTTGCAGTGATCGCATGGAGCATCCGGAAACGGTGCGGCAACCCCGGCGGGCGGCCGGGGGCGGGGGATCAGGTGAAGAGGCGGCGCGCCGTCAGGAGGGCGTGGATGCGGTCCAGCAGGTCGTCGAAGCGGAAGGGCTTGGTGATGTAGCCGTCCGCGCCGGCATCCATCGCGGTACGGATGTCCCGGGGGTCGTCCCGGGCGGTGAGCATGAGCACCGGGGTCTGCACCCCCTCGCGGCGGAGGGCACCGACCACGGCCGGACCATCCTGCCCGGGGAGCATGTAGTCCAGCAGGATCAGGTCGAAGGCGCCGTCACGGCCCCGGGTGAAGCCGGAGAGGCCCTCGCGGGCGACCTCGACCTCGAACCCCTCCTCCCGGAATCCCTGCTCCAGGAAGCCGGCGACCTTGGAATCATCCTCAATTACGAGCAGGCGCATCGTGCAAAGTTGATGATCACCCCATGAAGGCCGGGTGAAGAGGCTTCTAAAGCAGCCTTCATCTTTTCCCGGAGACCGTTGGACCGTCGACCCGGGCCATGGTGTTCGGGGATTGCGCCATCAGGGTTGAACGGCACGCCCTCCCCCGGCGCGGGCCTACCGGCACTGACTGTACTCCTTGCCATCGGCGGTGATGATCGGGTACCCGTTGGAATTCCGCGCGATGGACAGCGGCACCGCCTGGAATCCCTGGCCCCCATCCAGGTAGAGCTGCCCTCCCTGGACCTGCCAGCGGTAGGTCCCCCCACCCTGCGACTGGCTGTAGACGCTGCCGCTCGGCGTGGAGCCGCCGCCGTACTGGTTGACCGTCCCGCCTTCGTGATTGGAGTTCACCAGCAGCCGGCCATCGGCCAGGAAGACGTTGCGGCTGGTGTTGGTGCTCCCGCTGGTCTGGCTGTAGGAGAAGCTGCACCATGCGGAGCTGAGGAGCAGGTCCCGCAGCTGCTGGTCCTGGGGCGAGCCGGCGGAGGCTCGGGGCGCGGGCGGCGCCGGGGCGGGCGCGGCGGCGGGGGCACGCGGGCGCCCCGCGACCGGGGGGGAGGGCGCCGCGGGGGCGGCCGGCGTGGCACCGGCCGGCGGGGCCGCGGCGATGTTGCTCACCTTGTTGAACCGGAGCTCGGTGGCGGTGGCCAGGTTGGGTGCCCCGTCGGCGCCCAGCTCCACGAGCACGAAGACCAGCTGATTGCCTTCGATGGTCGCGGTGAAGACGGCGCGGCTCGAGCCGCTCACGGCCTCGCCGGTGAGCTCGCCGCGACTGGCCTTTCCGGCCAGGCGGATGACGGTCCCGTTGCCGGAGAGGGTGCCGCTGGTGGCGCCGCCCTGCGCGTGCGTGAGCGCGAGGGTGACGACGCCCTGCTGGCCCTGGATGGTGTAGGTGCCGGTGAACTTCTGGGCGGCGGCGTCCGCCGGGAGCGCCCAGAGGAGCCCGGCCAGCGCCAGGGAGTGCCATGCCCGCATCGGATGCCCCAGGGTTGGTGGTGAGCCCTCGCAACCCGCAGAAACCATGCCCCTGAACCTGGCGGGATCCCCGCGCCGCTCTTGGCGGGGACCAGGCACCCGTTCATCTTCCGGGGGCTCCCCCCTCACCCCCACCCAGGACGACCCCCGGTTGAACGGCTCGGCACCCCGCACCGGTCGGTGGCTCGCGATCCTCCGCCTCGATTCGCTCCGGAAGAAGATCCTGGTCTTCGCGGTGGCGGCGGGGCTTCTCCCCTCGCTGTTCACCGCGATCGTCTACTACACCCAGATCCAGCGGGCGATGACCACGCGGCTCGAGGAGGAGCTGTACGGCGCGAGCCTCCAGGCCGCGCGGACCATGGACCTCTGGCTCAAGGGCACCGTCGGCGACCTGCGCGCCGTCGCCAATTCCTACGAGGTGTCCGACAACGTGGGCCGGTCCGACGCCCGCGGCGCCGCCCGGCTCAAGGACTACCTCGTCTCGGTGCACGGACGGATCCGGGACTATCGGGCCCTGGCCGTGGTGAACGGGCGGGGCCGGGTGCTTGGGACCGCCGGACCCGCGCTCGGTCCCGAGGTGCTCCCCACCGACTGGGCCGAGCAGCTGGGCCGGGGCGATCCGGTGATCGAACACCGGATGCAGGACAGCAGCGGGGCCGGCGAGGTGATCGTCGCGGTGCCGGTGATCGCCGCGGGCTCCGGGCAGGCGGTGGGTGGGCTGATCGCCCGGCTCAACCCCGCGGAGCTCCTGCGCGGGCTGGCCGAGCTGCCCAGGCGCCCGGGCCTGCAGTTCCAGCTTATCTCGCGCGCCGGCGAGCTCCGCCTCTCGAGCGATTCCACTCGCGCCGGCCAGCCGGCCCCGCGCTACGCTGCGGCGGTGGTCGGCGCCCTCGCGGACAGCGGCGGCCTGACCCGCTATGCCAATGCCGAGGGCCGCGAGATGGTCGGCTCCGGCAGCCTGGTGCCGAGCCTGGACGGGATGGTGGTGGCGGAGCTGCCCAGCCGGCTGGCCTACGCCCAGTTGGCCCGGGCCCGGACCATGAGCGTGGTGATCATCCTGGCCATGCTCGCCGTGATCGGCGTGCTGGCCTACCTGTTCGGCATCGTGATCGTGCGGCCGCTCGACCGGCTGATCGAGGGCGCCCGGCAGGTGGCCGCCGGCGACCTGGGCGTGGACCTCCCCGTCACCACCGGCGGGGAGGTCGGGGCGCTGACCGAGGTGTTCAACACCATGGTGACCCGGCTGCGCGAGGGCCGGGAGAACCTGGAGCAGCTGTCCATCACCGATGCCCTCACCGGGCTCTACAACCGCCGGCACCTCGGCATGGTGCTCGCCACCGAGTGCGAGCGGGCGCGCCGCCACCAGCACGCCACCTCGCTGCTGCTGATCGACATCGACCACTTCAAGCGCTACAACGACAGCCACGGCCACCTGGCCGGCGACGCGGTGCTGCGCCGCGTGGCCGAGCTGACCCGCGAGGCGGTGCGCGCCGGCGACTGCGCGGCGCGCTACGGTGGCGAGGAGTTCGCGGTGGTGCTGCCGGAGACGGCGCTGGAGGGGGCGATGCTGCTGGCGGAGCGGCTGCGGCGCCGGATCGCGCTGGAGGCCTTCGACGGGGGGGTGGTGACGCTCAGTATCGGGGTGGCGCAGACCCCGGCCAGCGGCGGCACTCCCGACAGCCTCACCGCCGCCGCCGACGAGGCGCTCTACCGGGCCAAGCGCGAGGGCCGCGACCGGGTGCGGGCGTAGGCTCGGCGGCTAGTCCCGGGTGACCAGGGGCTGGAAGATCCACCCCTCACGCCCGGCGCTGTCCTTGACCCGCAGCCACTCGCCGAGATACGACGTGGCGGTGACCCGCTCCCCGCGCTCGAGCGACGACAGCACCCGGGTGCCGAGCCCCGGCCCCTCGCGCAGGTTGGCCCGGCTGGCCACCAGGAAGCGCACCGGCTCGGCAAAGAGCTTCTCGCCGCTGCGGCGGCCGCCGCGATCGAGGGTGCTCACCCGGGCCCGCACCCGCGCCGCGAGGGTCTTGGACTTGGTGGCCAGGTACCGCGCCCCGCCGTAGTTCCCCGCCCCGAAGGCCGCGTTGCTCTGGGCCAGCAGGTTCCTGGCCTGTCCCTGGTCATCCCCCAGCTCGGCCGTGCCGGCCGCCGGCATCCCCTGCACCGCGATCTCCGCCTCCGCCAGCGCGGACGCCGCCTCGGCCCGGGTGGCGCCCCCCTGCAGCTTGGCCAGCGCCTGGGCCACCTCGCCGTGGGCGTCGTCGAGCCGGGCGGTCAGCGCCTCCACCTGCGCCTCCCGTTCGGCCAGCCGGAGCTCGAGCCGTGCCAGGCGGGTCTCGAGTTCGGGATCACGGACCGTCACGGTATCCACCCGCACCACCGCCGGGGCTGGCGCGGGCAGGGGTTGGGTGTCGGGGACGGCCACGGGCGCCGGATCCGGGGGCGGGGACTGCCCGCCGCAGGCCGCGAGGCCAAGGAGAAGCGTGCAGCCGCCACGAAGGGCCAGCGGCGAGAGCCGGGGCATGGCAGACTCTGGGAAGGGGTGGGCCGGGCTCTCTGGGAGCGGCGCCGGTGCGGGACGGTCCCGGCCCTCCGGGGGCCTGGCGTCAACCGCCGGGAAAGCTGGGGAGGGGGTGGCCGGGGAGGCAAGAGCCACGGGGCTTGCCGGATCGTGGGCCGGGCCCCACCATAGGGGCAGGGCGACGATCCGCGCCCAACCCCATCGGCCCACCCCCAGCGTGGGCCCCCGAGGGGCAAAGGGGGGCAGACTCCCGGATCGCGGGACCATTCCTTTGCGTCGCCATGGGCGCCGCCGCTGGGGGGCGTGGCCCGTGGCCTGACCAAAGGGAACAGACCATGCCTTCCGACAAGGACTTCAAGCGCGTGGTGCGCGCGCGCATGCAGCAGACCGGCGAATCCTACACCGCCGCCCGCGCCATCCTCCTGCACCAGCCAGTGCCCCGACGCGCCGCGCCGCCCCGGCCAACCGCCCGCGTGCCCGCGCCGGCCCCCGCCTCCGATCTCGCCGCCCGCGCCGGCATGTCCGACCAGGCCGTGAAGGCCGGCACCGGCTGCACCTGGGAGCGCTGGGTCTGGTCCCTCGACCGGGTCGAGGCACACACCTGGTCCCATCCGCGGATCGCGAGATACATCCAGGACACCTGGAGGCTCGGCAGCTGGTGGGCCCAGTCGGTGACCGTCGGCTACGAACGGATCAAGGGCCTCCGCGAGAAGGGCCAGCGCCGCGGGGGCGGCTACGTGGCCAACAAGAGCCGCACCTTCCCGGTCCCGCTCGCCCGGCTCTATCGCGCCGTGAGCGACGGGCGGAGCCGGAAGCGCTGGCTCGAGCCCGGCGCGGTGGCGATCCGCAGCACCACCAAGGACAAGTACGCGCGCGGCCGGACGGCCGGCGGCGCGTCGGTGGAGTTCGTCTTCACCGCCAAGGATCGCGGCCGGAGCATGATGCAGGTCCAGGAGGGGCCCCTCGGCAGCAGGGCGGACATTGCCGTGCGGAAGGCGTTCTGGGCGGCCCGGCTGGCCGCGCTCGGGGAGATGCTGGGCCGCTAGCTGGGAGACGTGATCCGGGACGTAGCGCGGGGAATGGGGAGGCACCCATTCCCCGCTCGCCTTTCCGGCCGCGCCGCCGTGTGAGATGACCTCCCGCCCGCCTGCGTTACTCCCCGGGTCCGATTCCTGCTACGGATGGCGCCATTCCTGCCGGGGTGCCGACCCCCGGGGACCCCACCTTCTTTCTTCTGGAGCCTGACCCATGCGGATGCTGTTGCCCGGATGCACCCTGCTGATCGCGCTGGCGGCCTGCGGCGGCGGTGACGACACGGCGGGGCCCCCCAAGCCGGTGGCCACCCTGGCCATCACGGGGGCGGACTCGGTGCTGCGGGGCCAGAGCGCGCCCTACGCCGTGGCCCTCCGCGACGCCTCCGGCAAGCTGCTCACCGGGCGGGCCGTGACCTGGGCCAGCCTCGACCCCGCGGTGGCGGACGTCGACAGCACCGGGGTGCTGCAGGTGGCCGACACCGGCACCGCGCGGCTCACCGCCACCAGCGAGGGTGTGAG encodes:
- a CDS encoding response regulator — translated: MRLLVIEDDSKVAGFLEQGFREEGFEVEVAREGLSGFTRGRDGAFDLILLDYMLPGQDGPAVVGALRREGVQTPVLMLTARDDPRDIRTAMDAGADGYITKPFRFDDLLDRIHALLTARRLFT
- a CDS encoding diguanylate cyclase encodes the protein MNGSAPRTGRWLAILRLDSLRKKILVFAVAAGLLPSLFTAIVYYTQIQRAMTTRLEEELYGASLQAARTMDLWLKGTVGDLRAVANSYEVSDNVGRSDARGAARLKDYLVSVHGRIRDYRALAVVNGRGRVLGTAGPALGPEVLPTDWAEQLGRGDPVIEHRMQDSSGAGEVIVAVPVIAAGSGQAVGGLIARLNPAELLRGLAELPRRPGLQFQLISRAGELRLSSDSTRAGQPAPRYAAAVVGALADSGGLTRYANAEGREMVGSGSLVPSLDGMVVAELPSRLAYAQLARARTMSVVIILAMLAVIGVLAYLFGIVIVRPLDRLIEGARQVAAGDLGVDLPVTTGGEVGALTEVFNTMVTRLREGRENLEQLSITDALTGLYNRRHLGMVLATECERARRHQHATSLLLIDIDHFKRYNDSHGHLAGDAVLRRVAELTREAVRAGDCAARYGGEEFAVVLPETALEGAMLLAERLRRRIALEAFDGGVVTLSIGVAQTPASGGTPDSLTAAADEALYRAKREGRDRVRA
- a CDS encoding SH3 domain-containing protein, which translates into the protein MPRLSPLALRGGCTLLLGLAACGGQSPPPDPAPVAVPDTQPLPAPAPAVVRVDTVTVRDPELETRLARLELRLAEREAQVEALTARLDDAHGEVAQALAKLQGGATRAEAASALAEAEIAVQGMPAAGTAELGDDQGQARNLLAQSNAAFGAGNYGGARYLATKSKTLAARVRARVSTLDRGGRRSGEKLFAEPVRFLVASRANLREGPGLGTRVLSSLERGERVTATSYLGEWLRVKDSAGREGWIFQPLVTRD